The following proteins come from a genomic window of Streptomyces sp. NBC_01716:
- a CDS encoding DUF6083 domain-containing protein, translated as MHSTPASTRRRWDGTQPQAHRHHRRLRVASTSSSRLLRAGQSGRCTACGNLIEWYDRTGHRPVALHPHELPTSVIPSTCRWHVSSGTAYPASDGTAWCRIPHPLLCPGREAPDPLTPDLAEFRRRLALRTRRMIDTGAFTPTTAQPAHSESQAEGCRPARPVVQILYGRYLADRPVEDIRCVAQTRTRRRCTLPVLAPGAPAGIWTLMPATAVRGQLALPGTGMAVYDLTRLPYAGQLRWRTQHCPAHAATPTGADLALADWKTFDPLLHHQHIHPRLPLTTPAGARRQGYEQLNSPRTGEG; from the coding sequence ATGCACTCCACACCCGCCTCGACCAGGCGCCGCTGGGACGGTACCCAGCCCCAGGCGCACCGTCACCACCGTCGGCTGCGGGTCGCGTCGACCAGTAGCAGCCGTCTCCTGCGCGCCGGGCAGAGCGGCCGTTGCACCGCGTGCGGCAACCTCATCGAGTGGTACGACCGCACCGGCCACCGGCCCGTCGCCCTCCACCCCCACGAACTACCTACCAGCGTGATTCCGTCGACCTGTCGCTGGCACGTCAGCTCCGGCACGGCCTACCCCGCCAGCGACGGCACGGCCTGGTGCCGGATCCCGCACCCGCTCCTGTGCCCCGGCCGCGAGGCACCTGATCCGCTGACACCGGACCTGGCCGAGTTCCGCCGTCGCCTCGCCCTGCGCACCCGCCGGATGATCGACACCGGCGCCTTCACCCCCACCACCGCCCAGCCCGCCCATTCCGAGTCCCAGGCGGAGGGCTGCCGCCCGGCCCGCCCCGTTGTGCAGATCCTCTACGGGCGCTACCTCGCCGACCGTCCGGTCGAGGACATCCGGTGCGTCGCCCAGACCCGTACACGCCGCCGCTGCACCCTCCCCGTTCTGGCCCCCGGTGCCCCGGCCGGCATCTGGACGCTTATGCCTGCCACCGCTGTGCGCGGGCAACTTGCCCTGCCCGGGACCGGTATGGCGGTCTACGACCTCACCCGCCTCCCTTACGCCGGGCAGCTGCGCTGGCGCACCCAGCACTGCCCCGCCCACGCCGCCACCCCCACCGGCGCCGACCTCGCGCTCGCCGACTGGAAAACCTTCGACCCCCTGCTCCACCACCAGCACATCCACCCCCGCCTGCCGCTCACGACCCCCGCCGGTGCCCGGAGGCAGGGATACGAACAGCTCAACTCGCCGCGGACCGGGGAGGGGTGA
- a CDS encoding UvrD-helicase domain-containing protein: MNPTDEQTAAADAFTTGGHLALQAGAGTGKTSTLVLLATRTRRRGRYIAFNKAIAQGAAARFPPTVTCRTAHSLAFAATGHRYTRRLNGPRQAGWKTGRDLGITKNVRIGERDVSHKALSHAVLRTVTHYCHSADRHLSRSHVPRLRGLEDHALHAQLAHVVLPFARKAWADLQHPDTGVVRFDHDHYLKIWALTGPRIEADFLLLDEAQDTNPVLEQVFTAQRDHAQLVMVGDSAQAIYGWRGARDVMTGFDGHALSLSQSFRFGPRLATEANRWLTIAGAPIRLTGTPTIPTDLAPAAAPDAVLCRTNIGAMTQVMNHLATGQSVALAGGGDSLRALAGAARDLKEGRPTWHPELLLFASWGELQDYAEHDPAGGDLKPFVDLIDQHGPEAILAAVDQLTPETRSDVTVSTAHRAKGREWNTVRIAPDFTPPKDTDQKDDNGRPVPGPIDDTEARLAYVAVTRARTRLDLGGLSWIHHHPDGNPAPQPAPSPP; the protein is encoded by the coding sequence CTGAACCCGACCGACGAACAGACCGCCGCTGCCGACGCCTTCACCACCGGGGGACACCTGGCCCTCCAGGCCGGTGCCGGTACCGGCAAGACCAGCACCCTGGTCCTCCTCGCCACACGGACGAGACGCCGGGGCCGCTATATCGCCTTCAACAAGGCCATCGCCCAGGGCGCCGCCGCCCGCTTCCCGCCCACCGTCACCTGCCGGACAGCCCACTCCCTCGCATTCGCCGCTACCGGCCACCGCTACACCCGCCGGCTCAACGGCCCCCGCCAGGCAGGGTGGAAAACCGGCAGAGATCTGGGCATCACCAAGAACGTCCGCATCGGCGAACGCGACGTCTCCCACAAGGCCCTGTCCCACGCCGTGCTGCGCACCGTCACCCACTACTGCCACTCCGCCGACCGTCACCTCAGCCGCTCTCACGTACCGCGCCTGCGCGGCCTCGAAGACCACGCCCTGCACGCCCAGCTCGCCCACGTGGTACTGCCGTTCGCCCGCAAAGCGTGGGCCGACCTCCAGCACCCCGACACCGGCGTCGTGCGCTTCGACCACGACCACTACCTCAAAATCTGGGCACTGACCGGCCCGAGAATCGAGGCGGACTTCCTCCTCCTCGACGAGGCCCAGGACACCAACCCCGTCCTCGAACAGGTCTTCACCGCCCAGCGCGACCACGCCCAGCTGGTGATGGTCGGCGACTCCGCCCAGGCCATCTACGGCTGGCGCGGTGCCCGCGACGTCATGACCGGCTTCGACGGCCACGCCCTGTCCCTGTCCCAGTCCTTCCGCTTCGGCCCCCGCCTGGCTACCGAAGCCAACCGGTGGCTGACCATCGCCGGCGCCCCCATCCGCCTGACCGGCACCCCCACCATCCCCACCGATCTCGCCCCCGCCGCCGCCCCCGACGCAGTGCTGTGCCGCACCAACATCGGCGCCATGACCCAAGTCATGAACCACCTCGCCACCGGCCAGTCCGTTGCCCTCGCCGGAGGCGGAGACAGCCTGCGCGCCCTGGCAGGCGCCGCCCGCGACCTCAAGGAGGGCCGCCCCACCTGGCACCCCGAACTCCTCCTCTTCGCCTCCTGGGGCGAACTCCAGGACTACGCCGAACACGACCCCGCCGGCGGCGACCTGAAACCGTTTGTCGACCTCATCGACCAGCACGGCCCCGAAGCGATCCTGGCCGCCGTCGATCAGCTCACCCCCGAAACGCGCTCCGACGTCACCGTCTCCACCGCCCACCGCGCCAAAGGCCGCGAATGGAACACCGTACGCATCGCCCCCGACTTCACCCCACCCAAAGACACCGACCAGAAAGACGACAACGGGCGCCCCGTCCCCGGCCCCATCGACGACACCGAAGCACGCCTCGCCTACGTCGCCGTCACCCGCGCCCGCACCCGACTCGACCTCGGAGGACTGTCCTGGATTCACCACCACCCCGACGGAAACCCCGCACCGCAGCCGGCACCGTCGCCACCATGA
- a CDS encoding amidohydrolase family protein, translating into MLLLTNAQLPDGPLTDVLLRREHIHAVGPVGSLETNVEHVDLTGYLLLPAPAEPHCHLDKVLLGRFDGQGRGDLESAVESWYTARRTVSRADVRDRALSAASKLLAGGATAIRTHVDVGETTGLMLVEALTEARELLAERLDLQIVAFVDFPLRGRAGASNRALLADALKAGADVVGGAPYRDDDPSACLDILMDTAAEAGRPVDLHVDETLDPDSTTLGGLAEWVLRSGFPHHVTASHCVSLGSQPQELVERTAARVAEAGISVVACPQTNLYLQARGHTRAVPRGLTAIAALRAAGVTVAGGGDNARDPFNPLGRFDPMDTASLLVLAGHLTPRSAYDAVSGAARTAMGLARTTIEAGAPAELLAVRANALADAMADAWADRAVIHRGRLVCRTWHERVFPAGRSPGARGTG; encoded by the coding sequence GTGTTGCTGCTGACGAACGCCCAGCTTCCAGACGGCCCACTGACGGACGTGCTCCTGCGCCGCGAACACATCCACGCCGTCGGCCCGGTCGGCAGCTTGGAAACCAACGTTGAACACGTCGATCTGACCGGTTACCTCCTGCTGCCTGCCCCCGCCGAGCCCCACTGCCACCTCGACAAGGTCCTGCTTGGCAGGTTCGACGGTCAAGGACGAGGAGATCTGGAGAGCGCGGTCGAGTCCTGGTACACAGCCCGCAGGACGGTCTCCCGGGCTGATGTGCGAGACCGGGCGCTGAGCGCCGCCTCCAAACTCCTGGCGGGCGGCGCGACCGCCATCCGCACCCATGTGGACGTCGGGGAGACGACCGGGCTGATGCTGGTCGAAGCTCTGACGGAAGCGCGTGAACTGCTGGCGGAGCGGCTTGACCTCCAGATCGTAGCCTTCGTGGACTTCCCGCTCCGCGGCCGTGCCGGAGCCAGCAACCGCGCTCTGCTCGCGGACGCGCTCAAGGCGGGCGCCGACGTGGTGGGCGGTGCGCCCTACCGGGACGACGATCCGTCGGCGTGCCTCGACATCCTCATGGACACGGCGGCCGAGGCCGGGCGCCCAGTGGATCTCCATGTCGACGAGACTCTCGACCCGGACTCGACCACGCTCGGCGGACTCGCCGAGTGGGTCCTGAGGAGCGGCTTCCCCCACCACGTCACCGCGAGCCACTGCGTAAGCCTCGGCAGCCAGCCGCAGGAGCTGGTGGAGCGGACGGCCGCCCGGGTCGCCGAGGCCGGGATCTCCGTCGTGGCCTGTCCGCAGACTAACCTGTATCTCCAAGCCCGGGGCCACACCCGCGCCGTACCGAGAGGACTCACAGCGATCGCCGCGCTCCGCGCCGCCGGGGTCACCGTGGCGGGCGGTGGAGATAACGCTCGGGACCCGTTCAACCCGCTGGGCCGGTTCGACCCCATGGATACGGCATCGTTGCTGGTCCTGGCAGGTCACCTGACGCCGCGCTCCGCCTACGACGCCGTCAGCGGAGCAGCCCGGACGGCCATGGGCCTGGCCCGCACGACGATCGAAGCCGGAGCTCCCGCTGAGCTGCTGGCCGTACGGGCGAACGCCCTCGCCGACGCCATGGCGGACGCCTGGGCGGACCGTGCGGTGATCCACCGGGGCCGCCTCGTCTGCCGCACCTGGCACGAGCGGGTCTTCCCCGCGGGCCGGTCCCCCGGTGCACGCGGTACCGGGTGA
- a CDS encoding uracil phosphoribosyltransferase yields the protein MTFAAEAPDDEKRYARLQHTTDPGEARHGLIGIGGVLGLRTAEIMRAELGALRDVLCVFVLRGGALMYPGFATAFPQADFCVLGMRRTADRLRVDHQYMTDVPRGSYQATVYIDCVAATGGTLLAAREAITARCDTGHEVAAVVSSAAAATDRVRATGISFVGFSLYEDLDGQVVTPDMGELDAGDLFSGVSWPSVPDGSER from the coding sequence GTGACCTTCGCAGCGGAAGCACCCGACGACGAGAAGCGTTACGCCCGGCTGCAGCACACCACCGATCCCGGCGAGGCCCGGCACGGCCTCATCGGGATCGGCGGCGTCCTGGGCCTGCGGACCGCCGAGATCATGCGCGCCGAACTCGGTGCCCTGCGGGACGTGTTGTGCGTGTTCGTGCTGCGGGGCGGCGCACTGATGTACCCCGGCTTCGCGACGGCCTTCCCGCAGGCCGACTTCTGCGTGCTCGGTATGCGGCGCACGGCCGACCGACTCCGCGTGGACCACCAGTACATGACGGACGTTCCGCGGGGCAGCTATCAAGCGACGGTCTACATCGACTGCGTAGCGGCCACCGGAGGCACACTGCTGGCAGCCAGAGAAGCGATCACCGCCCGATGCGACACCGGTCATGAGGTGGCCGCAGTCGTCAGCAGCGCCGCAGCGGCCACCGACAGAGTCCGGGCGACGGGCATCAGCTTCGTCGGTTTCAGCCTCTACGAGGACCTCGACGGCCAGGTGGTCACCCCCGACATGGGAGAACTCGACGCCGGCGATCTCTTCAGCGGCGTCTCGTGGCCTTCTGTACCCGACGGATCCGAGCGGTGA
- a CDS encoding 4Fe-4S cluster-binding domain-containing protein → MDAFRDPSVARERVLRSFHHQLENIPTQGSSFFIHLSELCPVACEHCMYSSDLERKSEKTALSKSELEDAIRFISESSSQKLNITGGGEPFLKFSSILRLLETAKVPRIEIVTAGHWATTPKRTARMMRQIDEARSRNAVNPELLLRLSIDRYHLNAPRPVRIEQYGNVLRCWSETQPSFAVGLRSIQPDMGTVDRAIADELGAGIAEVDGWNRRLLLPGGKTVPLTFNVFRRSGKALRLAEDHRDASKTIREYYGPFESQPGNLSLATAVNDAIRGDYTASTGVAVTLNSDGTFWIFCGTAPDRKLLLEKQSFAEAVAYFFDDPITHLLVYEGIWALSDLVMEMAPKTHAAALAKNDSASLVDDLLAPDDVRLAVTLISAQQQVTRNRATVDAEHPLAGLLADPAVDVAEMCCGLILGNRETR, encoded by the coding sequence ATGGACGCTTTCCGTGACCCTTCGGTCGCCCGCGAGCGGGTTCTCCGTTCCTTCCATCATCAGCTCGAAAATATTCCGACTCAGGGATCGAGCTTCTTCATTCATCTGAGCGAACTGTGCCCGGTGGCATGCGAGCACTGTATGTATTCATCAGACCTGGAGCGGAAATCAGAGAAGACCGCACTCTCCAAGAGTGAGCTTGAGGACGCGATCCGATTCATTTCAGAATCCTCCTCGCAGAAGCTCAACATAACCGGCGGGGGGGAACCCTTTCTCAAGTTCTCCAGCATTTTGCGTCTCCTAGAGACGGCCAAGGTCCCAAGAATCGAAATCGTCACCGCCGGCCACTGGGCCACAACCCCCAAACGCACGGCGCGCATGATGCGCCAGATCGACGAAGCACGCTCTCGCAATGCCGTCAACCCCGAGCTACTGCTTCGGCTGAGCATCGACCGCTACCACCTCAACGCGCCCCGCCCGGTGCGGATCGAGCAGTACGGCAACGTACTTCGCTGCTGGTCAGAGACCCAGCCGAGCTTCGCTGTAGGGCTACGCAGCATTCAGCCGGACATGGGCACGGTGGACCGGGCGATCGCGGATGAACTCGGCGCGGGCATCGCCGAAGTGGACGGCTGGAACCGCCGGCTCCTGCTGCCCGGCGGCAAGACCGTTCCCCTGACCTTCAATGTCTTCCGGCGCAGCGGAAAGGCCCTTCGCCTGGCGGAGGACCACCGGGACGCCAGCAAGACCATCCGGGAGTATTACGGCCCCTTCGAGTCCCAGCCTGGAAACCTGTCGCTGGCCACCGCCGTGAACGACGCGATTCGCGGGGATTACACGGCCAGTACCGGAGTCGCCGTCACGCTCAACTCCGACGGAACGTTCTGGATCTTCTGCGGCACCGCTCCCGACCGCAAACTCCTCCTGGAGAAGCAGAGCTTCGCCGAGGCGGTGGCGTACTTCTTCGACGACCCCATCACTCATCTGCTCGTCTACGAGGGAATCTGGGCCCTGTCCGACCTCGTCATGGAAATGGCCCCGAAGACCCATGCGGCAGCCCTGGCCAAGAACGACTCCGCTTCCCTGGTGGACGATCTACTCGCCCCCGACGACGTCCGGCTCGCCGTCACGCTGATCTCGGCCCAGCAACAAGTAACCCGAAACCGTGCCACGGTCGACGCGGAGCATCCGCTCGCCGGGCTGCTGGCCGATCCGGCGGTCGACGTGGCGGAAATGTGCTGTGGCCTCATCCTCGGGAACAGGGAAACGCGGTGA
- a CDS encoding MFS transporter, with translation MSERAAVSVVLSAGVAAAVSLGKFSPFLDQVRDGFHLSLTGAGWLTSSVTVVAAVAATTVGRWAGAGRSRSALALGLVTIGLSGLGTSVFANAAWQLFLARLLEAVGYVAIMVAGPALLAQVLDVALRKWALALWGMCIPAGLAAAAAGGLMTGVGWRGWLVVPAVASLLLAAAVYRGAPLRAAVPGVDPVSGGADFEEGAAESESTARLGAPVWLLASGFALVSMVGLAVVTLLPAFLTSEQNLPRGRAGALTSVVAAASIVGSVVAGLLAQRGVRAQPLFVSALLMPFLGAGVFLGPTWLACFVAAGLLMIVNGIVVAAVFSALPSVAGISGAGMAAGMVTQIGSLGTLLGPPLFGAAKDLVGWWATLPLMTVAVVPGLVALLLAVRRSMAATAES, from the coding sequence ATGTCGGAGCGGGCGGCGGTATCGGTGGTTCTGTCGGCCGGTGTGGCGGCCGCAGTGTCCCTGGGGAAATTCTCCCCTTTCCTCGACCAGGTGCGTGATGGGTTCCACCTGTCGCTGACAGGGGCTGGCTGGCTGACGTCCAGCGTCACGGTCGTGGCAGCGGTGGCCGCCACGACGGTCGGGCGATGGGCCGGGGCTGGCAGAAGCCGGTCGGCGCTAGCCCTCGGGCTGGTCACGATCGGCTTGAGCGGGCTCGGGACCTCCGTGTTCGCCAACGCCGCCTGGCAGCTGTTCCTCGCACGTCTGCTAGAAGCCGTTGGCTACGTGGCGATTATGGTGGCCGGTCCGGCTCTGCTGGCGCAAGTGCTTGATGTGGCCCTGCGCAAGTGGGCGCTGGCCCTGTGGGGGATGTGCATTCCGGCCGGACTCGCCGCCGCGGCGGCGGGCGGCCTCATGACAGGGGTCGGCTGGCGCGGGTGGTTGGTGGTGCCGGCGGTTGCCTCGCTCCTGCTGGCGGCTGCGGTGTACCGGGGGGCGCCACTGAGGGCAGCCGTACCGGGGGTGGACCCAGTTTCCGGGGGAGCGGACTTCGAGGAGGGAGCCGCAGAATCCGAGTCCACCGCTCGGTTGGGGGCGCCGGTGTGGCTGTTGGCGTCCGGCTTTGCGCTCGTCTCGATGGTCGGTCTGGCGGTGGTGACCTTGCTGCCAGCCTTCCTTACCTCGGAACAGAACCTGCCGCGGGGTCGCGCCGGTGCACTAACGTCGGTCGTGGCGGCCGCCAGTATCGTGGGCAGCGTGGTAGCTGGTCTCCTTGCTCAGCGCGGTGTCCGTGCCCAGCCGCTCTTCGTCTCCGCGCTGCTGATGCCTTTCCTGGGTGCGGGTGTCTTCCTCGGGCCGACGTGGCTCGCGTGCTTCGTCGCCGCTGGCCTTCTTATGATCGTCAACGGGATCGTGGTCGCCGCTGTCTTCTCGGCGCTGCCCTCGGTGGCAGGGATCTCGGGGGCCGGTATGGCAGCTGGCATGGTCACGCAAATCGGCAGCCTGGGGACTCTGCTGGGACCTCCTCTGTTCGGCGCGGCCAAGGACCTAGTCGGCTGGTGGGCCACCTTGCCTCTGATGACGGTGGCCGTGGTGCCGGGGCTGGTGGCCCTTTTGCTGGCGGTACGGCGTAGCATGGCGGCCACTGCGGAAAGCTGA